The following proteins come from a genomic window of Marinobacter antarcticus:
- a CDS encoding HlyD family secretion protein: protein MNSRFILLTVIPLAVILIATVIYLLGGRYVETENAYVRADMVSVVPEVSGTVLNVAVKENQNVKTGDLLFEIDPQRYRIALDQAESERAEVQTQIETMKASYREKQQELSVARNNQAFSQREYERQGELARKRAVSESVLDSYRHKMELAEQQVLQVHMGLERIKAGLIGDPDIAVEEHPLYRKAQSALEAARKDLDDTRVLARFDGIASKTPVEGQYANPSRAAMSLVSVASVWVEANLKETQLTHIQPGQKVEVEVDAYPDYSWHGRVGSIAGAAGSEFSVLPAQNATGNWVKVVQRIPVRVELENTPDAPRLLSGMSVMVSIDTGAQSRGPAFMQPLTSWIQRVFGVDAAPEMAGDSE from the coding sequence GTGAACAGCAGATTCATACTGCTCACCGTTATACCCCTCGCAGTGATTCTGATAGCCACTGTTATCTACCTTCTCGGCGGCCGTTATGTTGAAACCGAAAATGCTTACGTGCGCGCGGACATGGTCTCCGTGGTGCCTGAGGTATCCGGTACCGTTCTGAATGTAGCCGTGAAAGAAAATCAGAATGTGAAAACCGGCGATTTATTATTCGAGATAGACCCTCAGCGTTATCGGATTGCCCTTGATCAAGCAGAATCTGAACGGGCAGAAGTGCAGACCCAGATCGAAACCATGAAAGCCAGCTACAGGGAAAAACAGCAAGAGCTCTCGGTAGCCAGGAACAATCAGGCCTTTTCCCAGCGTGAGTACGAGCGGCAAGGAGAGTTAGCCAGAAAACGTGCGGTTTCCGAATCGGTGCTGGACAGCTATCGCCACAAAATGGAGCTCGCAGAGCAGCAGGTTCTGCAGGTTCACATGGGCCTTGAGCGCATCAAAGCCGGCTTGATCGGTGATCCCGATATTGCAGTGGAAGAACATCCGCTTTACCGCAAGGCGCAGTCTGCTCTTGAGGCAGCCCGGAAGGATCTTGACGATACTCGCGTACTTGCGCGTTTTGACGGCATTGCGTCCAAAACACCGGTAGAAGGGCAGTACGCCAATCCCAGCCGGGCGGCTATGAGTTTGGTATCCGTTGCCAGTGTCTGGGTGGAGGCCAATCTGAAGGAAACCCAGCTGACCCATATTCAGCCGGGCCAAAAGGTTGAGGTTGAAGTGGACGCCTATCCGGATTATTCGTGGCATGGTCGCGTAGGCAGTATTGCGGGTGCGGCTGGTTCCGAGTTTTCCGTTTTGCCGGCGCAGAATGCAACTGGAAACTGGGTGAAGGTCGTGCAGCGAATTCCTGTGAGGGTTGAGCTGGAAAACACTCCAGACGCGCCAAGGTTGCTGTCAGGCATGAGCGTGATGGTGTCGATTGATACTGGCGCTCAAAGTCGTGGCCCCGCGTTTATGCAGCCGCTGACGTCCTGGATTCAGCGAGTTTTTGGAGTTGATGCCGCGCCTGAGATGGCCGGAGATTCTGAGTGA
- a CDS encoding DHA2 family efflux MFS transporter permease subunit, with product MLATIMQTVDTTIANVALPNMQGSMSATSEQIAWVLTSYIVAAAIMTPMTGFLAARMGRKKLFMTAVIGFTVTSMLCGIATSLEEMVLFRILQGVFGAGLVPLSQSVLLDTYPKEKHGSAMAMWGVGVMIGPILGPTLGGYLTEYYNWRWVFLINLPFGVLALVGIFLFVEETEKVSRRFDLFGFALLSLAIGSLQLMLDRGQSLDWFSSMEIIIESLVAALCLYMFIAHMMTAKEPFLEPGLFKDRNLVLGLVFIFIVGVVLLATLALLPPFLQNLMGFPVITTGEVLAPRGIGSMVAMIVVGRLLSVVDARLLIGIGLMLVSVSLFQMAQFNLDISPWALVQTGLIQGAGLGLVFVPLSTITFSTLATRYRTEGTSMFSLIRNIGSSIGISVMVALAARSTQTNHAVLGEQLTHYRDPVQRLLEEGGGLGSADQALAILNGELSRQAAAIGYLNDFQLMAWMTLLAIPLILLFRKL from the coding sequence ATGCTTGCAACGATTATGCAGACGGTTGATACCACCATTGCCAATGTTGCGTTACCCAACATGCAGGGAAGTATGTCTGCCACGTCTGAGCAGATTGCCTGGGTGCTGACCTCTTATATCGTCGCTGCAGCGATCATGACGCCCATGACCGGCTTCCTGGCCGCCCGCATGGGCCGTAAAAAGTTATTTATGACCGCAGTTATCGGTTTCACCGTAACGTCGATGCTGTGTGGCATTGCCACCTCGCTGGAAGAAATGGTGTTGTTCCGTATTTTGCAGGGCGTATTCGGCGCTGGCCTGGTGCCGCTGTCCCAATCGGTGCTCCTGGATACCTACCCGAAAGAGAAACATGGCTCCGCCATGGCGATGTGGGGTGTGGGCGTCATGATTGGCCCTATCCTTGGCCCGACATTGGGTGGCTACCTTACTGAATACTACAACTGGCGCTGGGTTTTCCTGATTAACCTGCCGTTTGGTGTTCTTGCTCTGGTTGGCATCTTCTTGTTTGTTGAAGAAACAGAAAAGGTGTCACGGCGTTTCGACTTGTTCGGCTTTGCGCTGCTTTCGCTGGCTATCGGTTCTTTGCAGCTGATGCTGGATCGTGGGCAGAGTCTCGACTGGTTCTCCTCCATGGAAATCATCATCGAATCACTGGTCGCAGCACTGTGTCTGTACATGTTTATCGCTCATATGATGACCGCAAAGGAACCCTTCCTGGAGCCAGGGCTGTTCAAGGATCGCAACCTTGTTCTAGGTCTGGTGTTTATCTTCATTGTTGGCGTGGTACTGCTGGCTACTCTGGCGCTGCTGCCGCCGTTTCTCCAGAACCTGATGGGCTTCCCGGTCATTACTACCGGCGAGGTGCTGGCGCCCCGCGGTATAGGCAGTATGGTTGCCATGATTGTTGTCGGCCGCCTGCTGAGCGTCGTGGATGCCCGTTTGCTGATAGGCATCGGCCTTATGCTGGTATCAGTTTCTCTGTTCCAGATGGCGCAATTCAATCTGGATATCAGCCCCTGGGCTCTGGTCCAGACCGGCCTGATTCAGGGCGCCGGCCTTGGCCTGGTGTTTGTGCCGCTGAGCACGATTACGTTCTCCACACTGGCGACCCGTTATCGCACTGAGGGAACGTCCATGTTCAGTCTGATAAGGAACATAGGCAGCAGCATCGGTATTTCGGTGATGGTTGCGCTTGCCGCCCGGAGCACCCAGACCAATCATGCGGTTCTGGGTGAGCAGCTGACGCACTATCGCGATCCGGTTCAGAGACTGCTTGAAGAAGGGGGAGGCCTGGGTTCCGCGGATCAGGCCCTTGCCATTCTCAATGGTGAGCTCAGCCGGCAGGCAGCCGCCATTGGTTATCTTAACGATTTTCAGCTTATGGCATGGATGACGCTGCTGGCGATCCCACTGATTCTGCTGTTCCGGAAGCTTTGA
- a CDS encoding aspartate/glutamate racemase family protein encodes MKTIGLIGGMSWESTQTYYRLINQKVREQLGGLHSARIVLYSVDFSEIEALQHKGDWGGTAKILISAAQSIEAGGADFLLICTNTMHKIAPQIEQATTMPLLHIAEATAKVLIRDGITSVGLLGTRFTMEQAFYRERLEKQGIKVITPDGGERDAVHWIIYEELCQGIINPDSKATYLDILDSLAARGAQAVILGCTEIGLLIQSSDTDVALYDTTEIHAAQAVELALR; translated from the coding sequence ATGAAAACCATCGGATTAATTGGCGGAATGAGCTGGGAATCAACCCAGACCTATTACCGCCTCATCAACCAGAAAGTCCGGGAACAACTCGGTGGGCTCCACTCGGCCAGAATCGTTCTCTACAGTGTAGATTTTTCCGAGATTGAGGCTCTCCAGCATAAGGGCGACTGGGGCGGAACTGCGAAGATACTGATATCGGCTGCACAGTCCATTGAGGCCGGCGGAGCCGACTTTCTGCTGATTTGCACCAACACCATGCATAAAATCGCCCCGCAGATTGAGCAGGCTACCACTATGCCTCTGCTTCACATTGCCGAGGCCACCGCCAAGGTACTCATCAGAGACGGTATAACCTCGGTAGGGCTGCTTGGCACCCGATTCACCATGGAGCAGGCATTCTATCGAGAGCGTCTCGAAAAACAGGGCATCAAGGTCATCACTCCGGATGGTGGTGAGCGAGACGCTGTACACTGGATAATCTACGAAGAACTATGCCAGGGCATCATCAATCCTGATTCAAAAGCTACGTATCTTGATATCCTAGATTCACTGGCCGCGCGCGGAGCTCAGGCCGTTATTCTGGGGTGCACTGAGATCGGCTTGCTGATCCAAAGCTCCGATACGGATGTTGCGCTATACGACACGACAGAGATCCACGCAGCCCAGGCAGTTGAGCTTGCCTTGAGATAG
- a CDS encoding phytoene desaturase family protein, which translates to MSSPKPSTIRVGRRYRANRLDGPYDAIIIGSGIGGLTAAACMSKMGKKVLVLEQHYTAGGFTHSYDRNGYEWDVGVHYIGDMGADHTMGKRLFDHITDGQLHWAPMDAHYDRIFLGDKHVDLVAGPDAFRAELIKAFPEEESAIDTYLDYLRKVSRAMPGIVLGKVLPDLAAGPLSMLNKRRAPDFLNKTTREVLESITSNQELIAVLTGQWGDNGLPPAESSFIIHSLIARHYLHGGYYPIGGASEMAKTIIPVVQQGGGEVFTYADVTSILIEKGKAVGVRMSDGAEIRSPLVISNAGVFNTFNTLLPKDAPNWDYYQGKLTTVKRSMASNCLYIGLQDTAENLGLPKTNYWIYPGPNYEKQVQDFMEDPEANDIPLTYISFPSAKDPSFSERYPGRATIEIVAPGPFEWYEAWADKTWGKRGDDYEAKKEEYAQRLLAKLYEKFPHLEGKVDYYELSTPLSTNYFCRYSKGEIYGLDHTPDRFELDWLKPKTRIPGLYLTGQDIMTCGVVGAMLGGLLTTVAVSGFKGLPLAKKMFVG; encoded by the coding sequence ATGAGCAGCCCCAAACCCAGCACTATTCGTGTCGGCCGCCGCTATCGCGCCAACCGCCTGGACGGCCCCTACGACGCCATCATCATCGGCTCCGGCATTGGCGGCCTGACTGCTGCAGCGTGCATGAGCAAGATGGGGAAAAAGGTTCTAGTCCTTGAGCAGCACTACACCGCAGGCGGATTTACGCACAGCTACGACCGTAACGGCTATGAGTGGGATGTCGGTGTGCACTACATCGGCGACATGGGGGCAGACCATACCATGGGCAAGCGGCTGTTCGATCACATCACCGACGGCCAGCTGCACTGGGCGCCGATGGACGCTCATTACGACCGTATATTCCTGGGCGACAAACACGTGGATCTGGTTGCCGGCCCGGACGCCTTCCGCGCAGAACTGATCAAGGCTTTCCCGGAAGAAGAAAGCGCGATCGATACCTATCTGGATTACCTGCGCAAGGTATCCAGGGCCATGCCGGGCATTGTTCTGGGCAAAGTTCTGCCGGATCTGGCCGCCGGCCCGCTAAGCATGCTCAACAAACGCCGGGCTCCGGACTTTCTCAACAAAACCACCCGTGAGGTGCTGGAGAGCATTACCAGCAACCAGGAACTGATTGCCGTGCTCACCGGCCAGTGGGGCGACAACGGCCTGCCGCCGGCGGAATCCAGCTTCATCATTCACTCACTGATCGCTCGCCATTACCTGCATGGTGGCTACTACCCTATCGGCGGTGCTTCCGAAATGGCTAAGACCATCATCCCGGTGGTTCAGCAAGGCGGCGGTGAAGTCTTCACCTACGCCGACGTTACCAGCATCCTGATCGAGAAAGGTAAAGCCGTGGGCGTTCGCATGTCCGACGGTGCGGAGATACGCTCGCCACTGGTCATCAGCAACGCCGGCGTATTCAACACCTTCAACACACTGCTGCCGAAAGACGCACCCAACTGGGACTACTACCAGGGCAAGCTGACAACCGTTAAGCGCTCCATGGCCAGCAACTGCCTGTATATCGGCCTGCAGGATACCGCTGAGAACTTGGGTCTACCGAAAACCAACTACTGGATTTACCCCGGCCCGAATTACGAAAAGCAGGTACAGGACTTCATGGAAGACCCGGAGGCCAACGATATACCGCTGACTTATATTTCGTTCCCTTCCGCCAAAGATCCCAGCTTTTCCGAGCGCTACCCTGGCCGCGCCACCATTGAGATCGTGGCCCCTGGCCCGTTTGAGTGGTACGAAGCATGGGCGGACAAAACCTGGGGCAAGCGCGGTGACGATTACGAAGCCAAAAAAGAAGAATACGCCCAACGCCTGCTTGCGAAGCTGTACGAGAAGTTCCCGCATCTGGAAGGCAAAGTGGATTACTACGAGCTATCCACCCCACTTTCCACCAACTACTTCTGCCGCTACAGCAAGGGTGAAATCTATGGCTTGGATCACACCCCTGACCGCTTCGAGCTGGACTGGCTGAAGCCCAAAACCCGCATACCCGGCCTGTACCTCACCGGCCAGGACATCATGACCTGCGGCGTGGTGGGCGCAATGCTCGGCGGCCTGCTGACGACTGTGGCCGTGAGCGGTTTCAAGGGGCTTCCGCTTGCGAAAAAAATGTTCGTGGGCTAG
- a CDS encoding AMP-binding protein — translation MNQTLPSYTSGTSKTPLLGMTIGEMLDRTADKYPDTEALVCLHQDIRWTYKEFLEKVNEAARAFLAIGVKRGDRVGIWAPNRYEWTVTQFATAKVGAILVNINPAYGMHELEYAMNLAGISVLVTADSFKASDYRKTLYDLAPELKAGTPGKIKAQRLSDLRAVINLDTEKHAGMWSWNEFTGFAGDVSQEEVDKVQSQLQFDDPINIQFTSGTTGSPKGATLTHHNILNNGFFVGESQVLTEKDRLVIPVPLYHCFGMVMGNLGCITHGSTMIYPGEGFEPKAVLQAVHQEKATALYGVPTMFIAELAEPEFESYDLSTLRTGIMAGSICPAEVMKKVNGKMNMKEVQIAYGMTETSPVSTQTSSLDPFEKQVTTVGRTQPHLETKIVDPATGNVLPRGEIGELCTRGYSVMLKYWNNEEKTREAIDSAGWMHTEDLATMDEEGYVQIVGRIKDMVIRGGENIYPKEVEEFLYTHPSIEEVQVTGVPDDKYGEELVAWIKLRPDAAPVDADGLMAFCKGKIAHFKIPRNYKFVDEFPMTVTGKIQKFKMREISIEEMGLR, via the coding sequence ATGAACCAGACTCTTCCAAGCTACACCAGCGGTACCTCCAAAACACCACTGCTGGGCATGACCATCGGCGAAATGCTCGATCGCACCGCCGACAAGTATCCCGACACCGAAGCCCTGGTGTGTCTGCACCAGGACATTCGCTGGACCTATAAAGAATTTCTTGAAAAGGTCAATGAGGCAGCACGCGCTTTCCTCGCCATCGGTGTCAAGCGCGGCGATCGCGTGGGCATCTGGGCACCCAACCGCTATGAGTGGACGGTTACCCAGTTCGCCACCGCCAAGGTCGGCGCCATTCTCGTTAACATCAACCCGGCCTACGGCATGCACGAGCTGGAATATGCCATGAACCTGGCGGGCATCAGCGTACTGGTTACCGCAGACAGTTTTAAAGCCTCTGACTACCGTAAAACGCTCTATGACCTGGCGCCCGAACTGAAAGCCGGCACACCGGGCAAGATAAAGGCCCAGCGGCTTTCTGATCTGCGCGCGGTGATCAACCTCGATACGGAAAAGCACGCCGGTATGTGGAGCTGGAACGAGTTCACCGGCTTTGCGGGTGATGTCAGCCAAGAGGAAGTGGACAAGGTTCAGAGTCAGCTGCAGTTCGACGACCCCATCAATATTCAGTTTACCTCGGGCACTACCGGCAGCCCCAAAGGCGCCACCCTCACCCACCACAACATTCTGAACAACGGATTCTTTGTGGGTGAAAGTCAGGTTCTGACCGAGAAAGACCGTCTGGTTATTCCGGTGCCCCTTTACCACTGCTTCGGCATGGTGATGGGCAACCTCGGCTGCATCACCCACGGCTCCACCATGATCTACCCGGGTGAAGGTTTTGAACCCAAGGCCGTACTGCAGGCGGTTCACCAGGAAAAGGCTACAGCCCTCTACGGCGTGCCCACCATGTTCATCGCAGAACTGGCCGAACCGGAGTTTGAGTCCTACGATCTATCAACTCTGCGCACCGGCATCATGGCAGGTTCCATATGCCCTGCAGAGGTGATGAAAAAGGTCAACGGCAAGATGAACATGAAAGAGGTTCAGATCGCCTATGGCATGACCGAGACAAGCCCGGTGTCCACCCAGACCAGCTCCCTCGATCCGTTCGAGAAGCAGGTAACCACTGTGGGCCGCACTCAGCCGCACCTGGAAACCAAAATCGTCGACCCGGCAACCGGCAACGTCCTGCCCCGTGGCGAGATCGGTGAGCTGTGCACCCGTGGTTACAGCGTGATGCTGAAGTATTGGAACAATGAAGAAAAAACCCGCGAAGCGATCGACTCCGCCGGCTGGATGCATACCGAGGACCTGGCTACGATGGATGAAGAAGGTTATGTCCAGATTGTCGGCCGCATCAAGGATATGGTGATTCGTGGCGGTGAAAACATCTACCCGAAAGAGGTCGAGGAATTCCTTTACACCCACCCTTCCATTGAGGAAGTGCAGGTAACCGGTGTTCCCGACGACAAGTACGGTGAAGAGCTGGTCGCCTGGATCAAACTGCGGCCCGACGCAGCCCCGGTTGATGCCGACGGCCTGATGGCCTTCTGCAAGGGCAAGATTGCCCACTTCAAGATTCCCCGGAACTACAAATTCGTGGATGAGTTCCCGATGACGGTTACCGGCAAGATCCAGAAGTTCAAGATGCGGGAAATCTCCATTGAGGAAATGGGGCTGAGGTAA
- a CDS encoding peroxidase-related enzyme (This protein belongs to a clade of uncharacterized proteins related to peroxidases such as the alkylhydroperoxidase AhpD.), whose translation MTNNKNVVALDLPVPNMEDLPEDVKKYFDICMEKLGMVPNVLTAFSQNLKQLNGFTSFYNELMMGESELSKLEREMVAVVVSSENKCFYCLVAHGAAVRVMSGDPALGEHLVMNYRSAKLDKRQRAMLDFASHLTRSPATVAEDEVQALRDVGFSDSGIWDLSNIIGFYNMSNRVAIASDMRPNPEYHSQSR comes from the coding sequence ATGACCAATAACAAAAATGTTGTCGCCCTGGACCTTCCTGTTCCCAATATGGAAGATCTGCCCGAGGACGTCAAAAAGTACTTTGATATCTGCATGGAAAAGCTGGGGATGGTTCCCAATGTACTCACCGCCTTCAGCCAGAATCTGAAACAACTGAATGGCTTCACCAGCTTCTACAATGAACTGATGATGGGCGAAAGCGAGCTCAGTAAACTGGAGCGGGAGATGGTTGCCGTGGTGGTTTCCTCAGAAAACAAATGTTTCTACTGCCTCGTAGCCCACGGCGCAGCGGTACGCGTTATGAGCGGTGATCCGGCGCTGGGCGAGCACCTGGTAATGAATTACCGGTCGGCCAAACTGGATAAGCGCCAGCGCGCCATGCTTGATTTCGCATCCCACCTCACCCGCTCCCCGGCAACCGTTGCAGAAGACGAGGTGCAGGCGCTTCGAGATGTGGGCTTCAGCGACAGTGGAATCTGGGATCTGAGCAACATAATAGGCTTTTACAACATGTCCAACCGCGTAGCGATTGCCAGCGACATGCGGCCGAACCCTGAATACCACAGCCAGAGTCGTTAA
- a CDS encoding hydroxymethylglutaryl-CoA lyase, with amino-acid sequence MAFPKQVRLVEMSPRDGLQNEAGPVIATDIKTGLIDRLADCGLTHIESASFVSPKWVPQMGDAAEVMAGIKRKDGVRYSVLTPNLRGFENALAAGVDEVAVFGAASESFSQKNINCSIAESLERFLPVMEAAKKNNIPVRGYVSTVLGCPYEGDIAPEQVAKVAKELADMGCYEISLGDTIGVGTPLKAKRMLEAVAKHVPVERLAAHFHDTYGQALANLYAVLEEGVAVIDASVAGLGGCPYAKGASGNVATEDVLYLLNGLGISTGVDLNKLVATGEWISGQLKRHNGSKVGQALQP; translated from the coding sequence ATGGCCTTTCCCAAACAGGTTCGGCTGGTTGAGATGAGCCCCCGGGATGGCCTGCAAAACGAGGCAGGCCCGGTGATTGCCACAGACATCAAAACCGGGCTGATTGACCGGCTGGCCGATTGCGGGCTGACTCACATCGAGTCCGCCAGTTTCGTCTCGCCCAAGTGGGTGCCACAGATGGGCGACGCCGCTGAAGTGATGGCCGGTATCAAGCGCAAAGACGGTGTTCGCTATTCGGTTCTTACGCCTAACCTCAGAGGCTTTGAGAATGCCCTGGCGGCGGGCGTGGACGAAGTAGCGGTATTCGGTGCGGCTTCTGAATCCTTCAGCCAGAAAAACATAAACTGCTCCATCGCAGAAAGCCTGGAGCGCTTCCTGCCCGTGATGGAAGCAGCAAAAAAGAACAACATCCCGGTGCGCGGCTATGTTTCTACCGTGCTGGGGTGCCCCTATGAAGGCGATATTGCTCCGGAACAGGTGGCGAAGGTCGCCAAAGAGCTGGCCGACATGGGCTGCTATGAAATTTCTCTGGGCGACACCATTGGCGTAGGTACGCCGCTGAAAGCCAAACGCATGCTGGAAGCGGTGGCAAAGCACGTGCCCGTGGAGCGCTTGGCCGCTCATTTCCACGACACCTACGGACAGGCACTGGCCAATCTCTACGCAGTGCTGGAAGAAGGTGTGGCGGTTATTGATGCATCCGTCGCAGGCCTTGGCGGTTGCCCTTATGCCAAAGGCGCTTCCGGTAACGTCGCCACCGAAGACGTGCTTTACCTGCTCAACGGCCTGGGCATCAGTACCGGTGTGGATTTGAACAAACTGGTCGCCACCGGCGAGTGGATCTCCGGCCAGCTCAAACGACATAACGGCTCGAAAGTGGGCCAGGCTCTTCAACCCTAA
- a CDS encoding acetyl/propionyl/methylcrotonyl-CoA carboxylase subunit alpha — MFSKILIANRGEIACRIIQTAHRMGIRCVAVYSDADANAHHVAMADEAFHIGPAPSSESYLRGEKIIEIAKQSGAQAVHPGYGFLSENTGFAEACEANNLVFIGPPSSAIAAMGSKSAAKAIMEKAGVPLVPGYHGDDQSPETLRKEAEKCGFPLLLKAVAGGGGKGMRVVEHMGEFDEALAAAKREAKNAFGNPDMLIERYLTQPRHVEIQVFCDQSGNGVYLAERDCSVQRRHQKVLEEAPAPGLSEETRKAMGDAAVKAAQAINYVGAGTVEFLYDVDGSFFFMEMNTRLQVEHPVTEMVTGQDLVEWQLKVAWGEPLPLEQSQVKTRGHALEARIYAEDPDQDFLPATGNLRYLSTPDESAHVRVDTGVIEGDEISIHYDPMIAKLIVWDETRDQAINRMVQALEHYRIAGVKTNIRFLHALADSQPFREADLTTGFIDTHRDLLFPKSKLDTHKALVLAAGFVLEERKSTESVSTDPWSPFGRRNSWRLNSEYAQPLQLQVGDEIHELKILEKDDRYQVFVNDSVYSLTAKLDDDYLQAVVNGHRISIHGNLHNDQLVLFYEGDTFNCTVYRENYVSEDMAPEGGLNAPMNGAIVAVQAKVGDAVTAGQTLVIMEAMKMEHAIKAPADGVVTEIFFSEGEQVSEGAELIAIEIAKESAEEAG, encoded by the coding sequence ATGTTCAGCAAAATCCTCATTGCCAACCGGGGCGAAATCGCCTGCCGGATTATTCAGACCGCACATCGCATGGGTATCCGTTGCGTCGCGGTTTATTCCGATGCAGACGCCAACGCCCACCACGTAGCCATGGCAGACGAAGCTTTCCACATCGGCCCCGCACCCAGCTCAGAAAGCTACCTGCGCGGTGAAAAAATCATCGAAATCGCCAAGCAGAGCGGCGCCCAGGCTGTCCATCCTGGCTATGGTTTTCTTTCCGAGAACACCGGATTTGCCGAAGCCTGCGAAGCCAACAACCTGGTATTTATCGGGCCGCCCTCTTCGGCCATTGCGGCTATGGGCTCCAAGTCGGCCGCCAAAGCCATTATGGAGAAAGCCGGCGTACCTCTGGTACCTGGCTACCACGGCGACGATCAGTCTCCGGAAACTCTGCGCAAGGAAGCTGAAAAATGCGGCTTCCCTCTGCTACTGAAAGCGGTCGCCGGTGGCGGCGGCAAAGGCATGCGCGTTGTTGAGCACATGGGCGAGTTTGATGAGGCCCTCGCCGCTGCCAAGCGGGAAGCAAAGAACGCGTTTGGCAACCCGGACATGCTGATTGAGCGCTATCTCACCCAGCCGCGCCACGTCGAAATCCAGGTCTTCTGTGACCAGAGCGGCAACGGCGTGTATCTCGCGGAACGTGACTGCTCGGTTCAGCGCCGTCATCAGAAAGTTCTGGAAGAAGCCCCGGCGCCCGGGCTGAGTGAAGAAACCCGCAAAGCCATGGGCGACGCCGCTGTTAAAGCCGCACAGGCCATCAACTATGTGGGTGCTGGCACCGTAGAGTTTCTCTACGACGTCGATGGCTCATTCTTCTTTATGGAAATGAACACGCGCCTGCAGGTAGAGCATCCGGTTACCGAAATGGTGACCGGCCAGGATCTGGTGGAGTGGCAACTGAAAGTGGCCTGGGGCGAGCCCCTGCCGCTGGAACAGTCGCAAGTGAAAACCCGTGGTCATGCTTTGGAAGCCCGCATTTATGCCGAGGATCCAGACCAGGATTTCCTGCCCGCCACCGGCAACTTGCGTTACCTGAGCACGCCCGATGAAAGTGCCCATGTTCGCGTAGATACCGGCGTCATCGAAGGCGATGAAATCAGCATTCACTACGATCCGATGATTGCCAAACTGATCGTATGGGACGAAACCCGTGATCAGGCCATCAACCGCATGGTTCAGGCTTTGGAGCATTACCGGATCGCCGGCGTAAAAACCAACATCCGGTTCCTGCATGCCCTGGCCGATTCACAGCCGTTCCGGGAGGCCGACCTGACAACCGGCTTTATCGATACCCACCGGGACTTGCTGTTCCCGAAATCGAAACTGGACACTCACAAGGCGCTGGTACTGGCCGCCGGCTTTGTACTGGAAGAGCGCAAATCCACGGAATCCGTGAGCACAGACCCCTGGTCGCCATTCGGTCGCCGCAACAGCTGGCGCCTCAACTCGGAATACGCTCAGCCCCTGCAGCTGCAGGTGGGTGACGAGATACACGAACTGAAAATCCTGGAAAAAGACGACCGCTATCAGGTGTTCGTGAATGACAGCGTATACAGCCTCACAGCAAAGCTGGATGACGATTATCTTCAGGCGGTGGTCAATGGTCATCGGATCAGCATCCATGGCAACCTGCACAACGACCAGCTAGTGCTCTTCTACGAAGGTGACACCTTTAATTGCACGGTGTACCGGGAAAACTACGTTTCCGAAGACATGGCGCCCGAAGGCGGCCTTAACGCCCCCATGAACGGTGCTATTGTCGCGGTACAGGCCAAAGTGGGTGATGCGGTTACCGCTGGCCAGACATTGGTCATTATGGAAGCCATGAAAATGGAGCACGCCATCAAGGCACCTGCAGACGGTGTTGTCACTGAGATTTTCTTCTCCGAAGGCGAGCAGGTTTCGGAAGGCGCGGAACTGATTGCCATTGAAATCGCGAAAGAAAGCGCTGAGGAGGCGGGCTGA